One window of the Tetragenococcus koreensis genome contains the following:
- a CDS encoding acetamidase/formamidase family protein: MAETHKCSTDTVHYTWHKEHEPILTIDSGDTVVFETREVSDNQFNFHSTTEAISELNWDYVYPLSGPVYINGAEPGDTLAVEFLDLKTKHWGWTAVLPGLGLLAEDYPDAYLRTFDLSDGKYIHFSEDIKVPIEPFLGTMGVCPKDGDGTPIMPPGNFGGNLDVRQLTVGTKLYLPVQQAGALFSCGDGHAAQGDGEVCVSALECPMYASLKFTVIKAAEKSISSPQFQTKGGLTQKVNHDDFYGTTGVGPDLMTGAQEALRSMIDYVSETYSIEKIDAYLLASLCVDLKISEVVDAGQYVVSALLPLSIFNDAQK; this comes from the coding sequence ATGGCAGAAACTCATAAATGTTCAACAGATACAGTTCACTACACTTGGCACAAAGAGCATGAACCTATTTTGACAATTGATAGCGGTGACACGGTGGTTTTTGAAACAAGAGAAGTATCGGATAATCAATTTAATTTTCACTCGACGACAGAAGCGATTTCGGAACTTAATTGGGATTATGTTTATCCTCTTTCTGGTCCAGTTTACATCAACGGTGCGGAGCCAGGAGACACTTTGGCTGTCGAATTCCTTGATTTGAAAACAAAACACTGGGGATGGACGGCGGTTTTACCTGGTTTAGGATTATTAGCTGAGGACTACCCTGATGCATATTTGCGTACCTTTGATTTATCAGATGGAAAGTATATTCATTTTAGTGAAGATATTAAAGTCCCAATTGAACCTTTCTTAGGAACAATGGGTGTTTGTCCTAAAGATGGAGATGGTACTCCGATTATGCCTCCTGGGAATTTTGGCGGAAACTTGGATGTACGACAATTAACTGTAGGAACAAAACTGTACTTGCCCGTTCAACAAGCTGGGGCCCTGTTTAGCTGTGGAGATGGTCATGCGGCACAAGGTGATGGAGAAGTATGTGTATCGGCTTTAGAATGTCCAATGTATGCTAGTTTGAAATTCACAGTAATAAAAGCAGCAGAAAAATCAATTTCTTCCCCACAATTTCAAACAAAAGGTGGTTTAACCCAAAAAGTAAATCACGATGATTTTTACGGCACGACAGGCGTAGGACCAGATTTGATGACGGGCGCTCAGGAAGCGCTACGTTCTATGATTGATTATGTATCGGAAACTTATTCCATTGAGAAAATCGATGCGTATTTACTTGCCAGTCTTTGTGTGGATTTGAAAATATCCGAAGTCGTTGATGCAGGACAATATGTTGTGAGCGCCTTATTACCACTTTCAATATTTAATGACGCACAGAAATAA